GATATTTTTTTACGAAGATCTTTACGGTTATGTTTATGGAAGAAATAATTAGAGAAAAGTCCTTGTGCTTTTTAGACCACAAAATGAATTAAATAGGAGTATATAATAACGGTCCATGCGATCTGAAATTCTGCAAGTGTGAGTTTCAACTTTCAAGAGTTCTTTTCCATAATTCATGCACCAAAATACGATTTATGGGTATCTCaaattcttcttcttcatttaaAACAAAGCTCCCCTTCAGATATTTTTAATACTCTCTATTTTCTGCTTCTCAAGTGCTCACTCTCTCACACAAGACATGTAAGCTCTTTTATCTTACCAGGAAATTAACGGCTACCACTTAATATTTGGTTAATGAAATTCCATGAAGTTATTGTAAACTGACTAATCTATGTTTAAATCATAGAGAGAGCATAGcatactttttgtttattttacaACACTCTGgtttaactttttttttctttacactAAGCATAGGAAAATTTCTTGTTCCTGAGTGTCGGTTAGACCTAAACATAAATTTTTGATATCATGTTAAACTGTGTAAATTGTATCATTTAAAGGTTTAAAATGATTGATAGCAGATATTAAATATACTTATTTTTAGGTCTattgttttattaatttcttCAGTTCCATTTGCTCTTTCAGTGGTCTTCATGTTTCTTGATTActtcctttcttgttttgtgtCAATTGAAGCTGAAGACTGTAAATTGCAAGGTTGCCTGAAAGTGTGCCACATGGGATAGGAGTTAATCTTTCCTGAAAAAGATAAGACTCTTTGAGGCAGAACTAGTAGAATTAATCAGTATGGAATCGCAAAAGGGTTTGACTAAACAGTCATTTGATTGTTACTCAGCAGGGTTCCAAGAATCTCTTGATGGATTGTGCGATAATTTTACGATTACTGATCCTTACATTTCTGGTAACCCCATTGTGTATGCTTCAAAGGGGTTCTTGGAAATGTTTGGATATTCAAAGTATGAGGTGATTGGGAGGAACGGGAGAATATTCCAGGGGCCTAAAACCAACAGAAGATCGGTTATGGAGATTCGTGAGGCAATTAGAGAGGAAAGGACTATACAGATCAGTTTGTTAAATTATAGGAAAGATGGGACACCATTTTGGATGTTGTTTCATATGTGTCCTGTTTTTGGTGAGAAGGATGGGAGATTGATTCATTTCTTGGGAGTTCAAGTACCTATCTTGAGGAATGGAGTGAATTTATGCCAAAATGGAGCTGGCTGTCGAGAGTCTGTGTTTAGGTGTTATAAGAAAGAAGATTACTACAATTCATTCATGAAATTTGAACGGGAACTATCTCTTGCTTCAGGTTCAGGTTCAGGTTCAAATTTGACAGGTACATTTTGGTTGAAACATGAAATAGTGATATAATTGATTGCGATACTAAACAGTATATATGCCCCTATAGATGTATGTGACCTCAGCTTTCCTCTCACATGATTGCTGAAATTTACTTAGTATTTGAAAAACTAGAACACAGGCTTATCTTGACTTGGCTATCTTTGTGTCATTTCTTGTGAAGCTTAACTTTCAttgtgaaaagaaagaaaacataaTATATGCACCGAAAGTTTAGCCCTAATAAGAAGAATGAAATTGGATGAGATTAGACGAGATTGTGGTGCCTAAATGCAAGGATTATTTATCAACTTTTGTGTACTTGAATTATTTATGGTTCCTTTGATTCTAAGTCCTTATGTAGTATTCATCTTAGTCTTGTTGCTTATCGTGCAATTGGTTCATTTTATCCACAAAACTTGTCCATCGCAGGAGTAGATGCTGAGGGGCCTTGTGATGCAAGTGATCTAGAGAAGAGAAAAGCCACTGCTTCTATTAACAACATACAGACTGTGCTAACACACTACAGTGAGTCAACAGGCAGACCGGTCCATGGGAACCAATGCTCTCCGTCTGGGATGAGTCTGCTCAGAGCGTCCTTAAATAGATCTCTTGGTAGAATCAAACAAAGCTTTGTACTgtgagtttttttttaaaaattcccTAGTTTTTCATTTTTACAGTTGATATGATTAGGTTCTGGATAGTTTTTGACACTATTTTCCCCTTAACTTGCAGAACTGATGCAAACTCACCTGACATGCCAATTGTCTATGCAAGTGATACCTTCCTAAATTTAACAGGTACTGAATATGTATCTAATTTATACTTAATCTTGTGTTTTCTTTAGATGGGAATTAAGTTTTCATCCTTGATGGGTAGGAGGAGTGTGAAGGAATATACGTCGTAAGTTATACTGATAGTTACTAACTGGAATGATGCTTTGTTACCATTTTGGATAGGCTTTTCCAGAGACGAAGTGTTGGGCCATACAGATGCAAGCACACAATTTCGGGTGATTTTCTCTTGTTTTCATCCTTGATGGATAGAGGGAGGGTGAAGAAATATATCTACTCTTATTTGTTCAATTTTGTGTTTTGCATTTCCTAGATTATTGGTATGAGATTTAATACTCTGAAATATTAGTAGCTGAGGGCTTAGGAGAAGAACATATGGAGATAAGTATAACACATGGTCTAAATCCAATTTTTTACTATTCTCTTTGCAGATAAAAGAATGCATCCAAAATGAACAACCATGTAACCTACGCATGTTAAATTACAGGTTGGCTCCTGTCCTTGCAAGTTATTTAGATACAAAGTGTTGTTTCTCTAAGCTAAGTCTCGTGTGGCTACATATTTTCTTTCAGAAAAGACGGAACCTCATTTTGGCTTCACATATCACCAGTCCGGAATGCTTCAGGAAAGGTAATTATTCGCTAAATCTCTTGTCATGTCATCAAAATCTTCAAATGCCTATTTGAATAGAGATTTTTCTTGAATTGAGATGTCTACAGTTCTATTCAAATTATTAGTGGTCATACACAGGCTAAAAATTCCTTGCAATATTCTTCAGTACCCGTGATGAACTTTTGTATTCACACATTTCCTAGAGAATTCGTTCCTGATAGAAGCGAGCTTAGTAGCTGCTTAATCTCAGTTCTCTTGTTGCATAAAATGGAAAGGAAAGAGTAGATAACAAGAATATTTTTCATGTATAAGCAAGTTTCTTGGCTAAACAAGTTCCCAACAAATTCAAATAGTTGAGTAAGTTAACCCAAGAGCTGAGGCCGAGCCATATTCGTGGCATGTATGTTTGTTATttcaatttaaaatatataaaatacgAGTGACTTGTTTCTTTGTGGATTTCTGTACATTCTTTTGACATAtccatttgaagatttgaggtaGTCTGAGATGCTTCACATGCGATATTTGGTTCTCATGCATCAATAGTAACGGATGAAAAATAAATCTTGGTTGCTTCAAGGTTAGGTTAGCTAGGAATATTTCATTGTAATTCGATTCACCTCAAACCTGTAGGCTGGTGAGTCCCAATGCTTTTGATCCTATGTTTGTATTGACATCTTTCATACAGTTAAGTAATATTGATGTTTATTGTTAAAGAATCAATCTGCAATACTATAAAGAAGAGAATGAAAAAGTTGATCTGAAATTGACGATTTGGTTCTACCTAGTTAGCAGtgtccaaaactagccaaatagtTACAAAAAGAATTAGAAATAGAAATGGAATTTTAGAATGTCTAGCAGATCTCTATAGGTACTTCTATGCATACAATGGTTTCTGATTCTGTCCCATTTGGCTCGATAGGTTGCATACTTTGTTGCTGTTCAGAGTGAAGATAATAGCGAGACTAAGGAGAAAAAGGGGTTAAGGCAGCATGGCGTTGTTGCTGCTGTAAAAGTTGCTGTGAGAGGTTTGTCAATGGGTGTGAGCACATGCTAGTTCTTGATCAAACTCGGCCTCTTCTTTTGCAGAGGAAATGCGTACAAGCAGAATATTTTGGATTTGTTGGTCCTTTTGATAAAGAGGCAACTTTTATATGTTAGATACCTGAGTAATCTATAGGTTCACCGGAACCTAGTAGTTTTTGTCTAGACCTTGTATGTAGCAAGAATCCACTAAATATCTATAAATACTTGAATGTGAGCAAGTTATTATTATAACTTGAGGTTATTGTAGGAATTCATAAACTTCAAATGGTGGATCCGTCTCTGTAAATTCAACAGTTATGCTTTTGATTTGACCCATTATACATCTATAATATTCTATtactctcattttaatatttaGACGCCTGGAAGTTAATGAactgtatatattcattttacacaGAAAGATAGCCTGGAAAGAACTGCCTAATATAGCTGGTCACCATGATTGGACTAGTCCTAGTTTCGTGGCTGAAATCCATCAAGAATGACGTAGTTACAACTATGTTGAAAAGATAATTATCTCGCTGCATTGTTCTTCAATTGATGGAACGCAGACTCCTTGCGAATTGCATTTCATTTATGGTTAGTATGATTGGTGTGGATGACTGATATGCCCAGTTTAACATATGATCACATTTTATTGTTTCTTCCCTAGCTATTTTGGTCAGTATGCAGGAAGCATGGAGAAGATGATAATAGTAACTGAAAGGAGCATTAGCGGATTACAGGGAGACAAAATGAGAATTCAATGTCGGACTACGTAGTTACAAAGTGAAGAAAGGCATAACCAAGTACCAACTCTTATATAATGTAAGATAAAAAGCAATGTACTATTCTTGGAGATGCGGGGTATCGATCCCCGTACCTCTCGCATGCTAAGCGAGCGCTCTATCATGAGAATTCAACGTGCAACTACGTAGCTACAACGTGAAGAAAGGCAGAACCAAGTACCAACACTTATATAATGTAAGATAAAAAGCaatgtactattcttgcagaTGCGGGGTATCGATCCCCGTACCTCTCGCATGCTAAGCGAGCGCTCTACCATTAGAATTGAACGTCCGACTACGTAGCTACAAAGTGAAGAAAGGCAGAACCAAGTACCAACTCTTATATAATGTAAGATAAAAAACAATGTACTATACTTGGAGATGCGGGGTATCGATCCCCGTACCTCTCGCATGTTAAGCGAGCGCTCTACCATGAGAATTCAACGTCCGACTACGTAGCTACAACGTGAAGAAAGGCAGAACCAAGTACCAACACTTATATAATGTAAGATAAAAAGCAATGTAAGATTCTTGGAGATGCGGGGCATCGATCCCCGTACCTCTCGCATGCTAAGCGAGTGCTCTACCATTAGAATTGAACGTCCGACTACGTAGCTACAAAGTGAAGAAAGGCAGAACCAAGTACCAACTCTTATATAATGTAAGATAAAAAGCAATGTACTATACTTGGAGATGCGGGGTATCGATCCCCGTACCTCTCGCATGCTAAGCGAGCGCTCTACCATGAGAATTCAACGTCCGACTACGTAGCTACAACGTGAAGAAAGGCAAAACCAAGTACCAACACTTATATAATGTAAGATAAAAAGCAATGTACTATTCTTGGAGATGCGTGGTATCGATCCTCGTACCTATCGCATGCTAAGCGAGCGCTCTACCATGAGAATTCAACGTCCGACTATGTAGCTACAACGTGAAGAAAGGCAGAACCAAGTACCAACTCTTATATAATGTAAGATAAAAAGCAATGTACTATACTTGGAGATGCGGGGTATCGATCCCCGTACCTCTCGCATGCTAGCGAGCGCTCTACCATGAGAATTCAACGTCCGACTACGTAGCTACAACGTGGAGAAAGGCAGAATCAAGTACCAACTCTTATATAATGTAAGATAAAAAGCAATGTACTATTCTTGGAGATGCGGGGTATCGATCCCCGTACCTCTTGCATGCTAAGCGAGCACTCTACCATGAGAATTCAACGTCTGACTACGTAGCTACAACGTGAAGAAAGGCAGAACCAAGTACCAACTCTTATATAATGTAAGATAAAAAGCAATGTACTATTCTTGGAGATGCGGGGTATCGATCCCCGTACCTATCGCATGCTAAGCGAGCGCTCTACCACGAGATCTCTACCACGAGAATTCAACGTCcgactgtcgcacctcctttttacgcacccgaggggcgcaggggagtttttttcaattaaaggacaatcgaaacgggatttatttgtttatttcagagtcgccacttgggag
The Nicotiana sylvestris chromosome 11, ASM39365v2, whole genome shotgun sequence DNA segment above includes these coding regions:
- the LOC104209983 gene encoding protein TWIN LOV 1-like, encoding MESQKGLTKQSFDCYSAGFQESLDGLCDNFTITDPYISGNPIVYASKGFLEMFGYSKYEVIGRNGRIFQGPKTNRRSVMEIREAIREERTIQISLLNYRKDGTPFWMLFHMCPVFGEKDGRLIHFLGVQVPILRNGVNLCQNGAGCRESVFRCYKKEDYYNSFMKFERELSLASGSGSGSNLTGVDAEGPCDASDLEKRKATASINNIQTVLTHYSESTGRPVHGNQCSPSGMSLLRASLNRSLGRIKQSFVLTDANSPDMPIVYASDTFLNLTGFSRDEVLGHTDASTQFRIKECIQNEQPCNLRMLNYRKDGTSFWLHISPVRNASGKVAYFVAVQSEDNSETKEKKGLRQHGVVAAVKVAVRGLSMGVSTC